A single Blattabacterium sp. (Mastotermes darwiniensis) str. MADAR DNA region contains:
- the miaA gene encoding tRNA (adenosine(37)-N6)-dimethylallyltransferase MiaA, translated as MGPTSVGKTSISLFLAKKLKTEILSCDSRQFYKELKIGTSMPTLEELSSIPHHFIGHLTIHQIYNAKYFERDSCNKMNELFHKYSILIMVGGSGLYEKAVTDGLSDIPYIDSNIRKNLIYNFKKKGISFLQKEVKKYEGFPIHLDFNNPIRLIRFLEIVKSTGSLPSFFFKRKSKKNFTVIKIGLILPINEIYFRISNRVEKMIQNGLLNEARKYYSYRHLNSLKTIGYKELFDFFYKKKTSIQEVIEKIKKNTRKYAKRQLTWYRKDPSITWFHPKEKEEIFSFILKKVGNTGFEPVTSCL; from the coding sequence TTGGGACCAACAAGTGTTGGAAAAACATCTATTTCACTTTTTTTAGCAAAAAAATTGAAAACAGAAATTCTATCTTGTGATTCCAGACAATTCTATAAGGAACTAAAAATAGGTACTTCCATGCCTACTTTGGAAGAACTTAGCTCTATTCCTCATCATTTTATAGGACATTTAACCATTCATCAAATTTATAATGCAAAGTATTTTGAAAGAGATTCTTGTAATAAAATGAATGAATTATTTCACAAATACTCTATTTTAATTATGGTAGGAGGATCGGGGTTGTATGAAAAAGCAGTTACAGATGGATTATCGGATATTCCTTATATCGATTCAAATATTAGAAAGAATTTAATTTATAATTTCAAAAAAAAAGGAATTTCTTTTTTACAGAAGGAAGTAAAAAAATATGAAGGATTTCCAATTCATTTAGATTTTAACAACCCAATACGTTTAATTAGATTTTTAGAAATAGTTAAATCTACTGGTTCTCTTCCTTCTTTTTTCTTCAAAAGAAAATCAAAAAAGAATTTTACTGTTATAAAAATAGGATTAATTCTACCAATAAATGAAATTTATTTCCGAATAAGTAACAGAGTAGAAAAAATGATTCAAAATGGACTATTGAACGAAGCAAGAAAATATTACTCTTATAGACATTTAAATAGTTTAAAAACCATAGGATACAAAGAATTATTTGATTTTTTTTATAAAAAAAAAACTTCTATTCAAGAAGTTATAGAAAAAATAAAAAAAAACACTAGAAAATATGCAAAAAGACAATTAACATGGTACAGAAAAGATCCTTCGATAACATGGTTTCATCCAAAAGAAAAAGAAGAAATATTTTCTTTTATTTTAAAGAAAGTGGGCAATACTGGATTTGAACCAGTGACCTCCTGCTTGTAA
- the glnS gene encoding glutamine--tRNA ligase has protein sequence MEKIIEEDIKNGFPIEKIRFRFPPEPNGYLHIGHVKAMYLNFELGKKYKAPVILRFDDTNPIGEENKFIESIKKDIRFFGFEWSQEGYASDYFQKLYEWAIKLIKINKAYVDDQPKNIIQLQRKNPFEYGIHSDYRNRSIQKNLDLFEKMKNGFFEEKSCVLRAKINMNSSNMNMRDPIMYRILKKKHHRTKNQWCIYPTYDWTHGLCDYIEQISHSLCSLEFENRRPLYNWYLDQICEKNKIRPKQIEFSRLNLSHSITSKRKIQYLIEKKIIQSWEDPRLFTIAGLRCRGYTAIAIKNFIQEIGITKRNNIIDTSLLEFRIREHLNKISPRVMVVLDPIKLIIDNYSSNYTEWVNAENNPENPKFGCRKIPFSKFLYIEKNDFLEKKRKKFFRLSIGQEVRLKNAYIIKANSIVKDSNEKIIEIHCSYDPTSKSGKKVKTEKKGRIKSTLHWVSIKHSIPIQIHLYSPLFLKRDTNKNFKKYINPKSIEKIMAYAEPSIRNAKKGDHFQFQRIGYFYADNYNDQLVFHKTVSIKDKWNKINNKSKSENF, from the coding sequence ATTGAAAAAATTATAGAAGAAGATATAAAAAATGGGTTTCCAATTGAAAAAATTAGATTTAGATTCCCACCAGAACCAAATGGTTATCTTCATATTGGACATGTTAAGGCCATGTATCTAAATTTTGAATTGGGAAAAAAGTATAAAGCTCCAGTAATTTTAAGATTTGACGATACCAATCCTATTGGAGAAGAAAATAAATTTATAGAATCTATAAAAAAAGATATACGATTTTTTGGCTTTGAATGGAGTCAAGAAGGTTATGCTTCGGATTATTTTCAAAAACTTTATGAATGGGCTATAAAACTTATTAAAATAAATAAAGCTTATGTGGATGATCAACCTAAAAATATAATACAATTACAAAGAAAAAATCCTTTTGAATATGGAATTCATAGTGATTATAGAAATAGATCCATCCAAAAAAATTTAGATTTATTTGAAAAAATGAAAAACGGTTTCTTTGAAGAAAAATCATGTGTATTAAGAGCAAAAATAAACATGAATTCTTCCAACATGAATATGAGAGATCCAATAATGTATAGAATATTAAAAAAAAAACATCATCGTACAAAAAACCAATGGTGTATTTATCCAACTTATGATTGGACTCATGGTCTATGTGATTATATTGAACAAATATCTCATTCATTATGTTCCTTAGAATTTGAAAATAGACGTCCTTTATACAATTGGTATCTAGATCAAATTTGTGAAAAAAATAAAATAAGACCTAAACAAATAGAATTTTCAAGATTAAACTTGAGTCATTCTATAACTAGTAAAAGAAAAATACAATACTTAATAGAAAAAAAAATAATACAATCCTGGGAAGATCCACGTCTTTTTACCATAGCTGGATTGCGTTGTAGAGGTTACACTGCTATAGCTATAAAAAATTTCATTCAAGAAATAGGAATCACAAAAAGAAATAATATTATTGACACATCTCTTTTAGAATTTAGAATTAGAGAACATTTGAATAAAATATCGCCTAGAGTAATGGTTGTATTAGATCCTATAAAACTTATCATTGATAATTATTCTTCCAATTATACTGAATGGGTTAATGCAGAAAATAATCCAGAAAATCCAAAATTTGGATGTAGAAAAATCCCTTTTTCTAAATTTTTATATATTGAAAAAAATGATTTTTTAGAAAAAAAAAGAAAAAAATTTTTTAGACTTTCAATTGGACAAGAAGTAAGACTTAAAAATGCTTACATTATTAAAGCCAATTCTATAGTAAAAGATTCTAATGAAAAAATTATAGAAATACATTGTTCCTATGATCCTACAAGCAAATCTGGTAAAAAAGTAAAAACGGAAAAAAAAGGAAGAATAAAAAGCACTTTACACTGGGTTTCTATCAAACATTCCATTCCTATACAAATACATCTATATTCTCCTCTTTTCTTAAAAAGAGATACAAATAAAAATTTTAAAAAATATATTAATCCAAAATCAATAGAAAAAATAATGGCTTATGCAGAACCATCCATTCGGAATGCAAAAAAAGGAGATCATTTCCAGTTCCAAAGAATTGGATATTTTTATGCAGATAATTACAATGATCAACTAGTTTTTCATAAGACAGTTTCTATTAAGGATAAATGGAACAAAATCAACAATAAATCTAAATCAGAAAATTTCTGA
- a CDS encoding folylpolyglutamate synthase/dihydrofolate synthase family protein yields MNYFETVQWIFNRLPIYQNIGLKSYKPGLKRIQTFCSYLGNPQNCFKSIHVGGTNGKGSTVHMLSSILQEEKYNVGWLTSPHLVDFRERISCNGLLIEKDFIIDFIKDNKKIIEKEQISFFEMNTALAFQYFKEKKIYIAVIEVGMGGLLDSTNIICPEISVITNISEDHTEILGKDLLEIALAKAGIIKKNISVLIGNRISNNIKLLFLKEALKKNSPIYFSKYIKDYSKYQIPLEANYQNFNKIIVLNTIDILQKKKNVFVSNKSIRNGLKNVIKNTNLKGRWHILRNNPKIICDIAHNEDGFFMVSNQLKKESYQNLHLVLGFVKEKKVEKLLKYFPTEAFYYFCQPNIERKFPIHDLKILVKRIFNKNKKVNFFTSVKKAFLYAQYKSKKRDLILISGSTFVVSEVLILNFSLHLENKGN; encoded by the coding sequence ATGAATTATTTTGAAACTGTTCAATGGATTTTTAATCGTTTACCAATTTATCAAAATATTGGATTAAAATCATATAAACCAGGTTTAAAAAGAATACAAACTTTTTGTTCTTATTTAGGAAATCCTCAAAATTGTTTTAAAAGTATTCATGTAGGGGGAACAAATGGAAAAGGATCTACAGTTCATATGTTATCTTCCATTTTACAAGAAGAAAAGTATAATGTTGGTTGGTTGACTTCTCCTCATCTAGTGGATTTTAGAGAAAGAATTAGCTGTAATGGATTGTTAATAGAAAAAGATTTTATCATAGATTTTATCAAGGATAATAAAAAAATTATAGAGAAAGAACAAATTTCTTTTTTTGAAATGAATACTGCTTTAGCTTTTCAATATTTTAAAGAAAAAAAAATTTATATAGCAGTAATTGAGGTAGGAATGGGAGGTCTTTTAGATTCTACTAATATTATATGTCCTGAAATATCCGTAATTACTAATATTAGTGAAGATCATACGGAAATTCTTGGAAAAGATCTATTGGAAATAGCTTTAGCAAAAGCAGGAATTATAAAAAAAAATATATCGGTTCTAATTGGAAATAGAATATCAAATAATATAAAATTACTTTTTTTGAAAGAAGCTTTAAAAAAAAATTCTCCTATATATTTTTCAAAATATATAAAAGATTATTCTAAATATCAAATTCCTTTGGAAGCCAACTATCAAAATTTCAATAAAATAATTGTGTTAAATACTATAGATATTTTACAGAAAAAAAAAAATGTTTTTGTTTCGAATAAATCTATAAGAAATGGATTGAAAAATGTTATTAAAAATACCAATTTAAAAGGACGTTGGCATATATTACGGAATAATCCAAAAATTATTTGTGATATTGCTCATAATGAAGATGGGTTTTTTATGGTGAGTAACCAATTAAAAAAAGAATCGTATCAAAACTTACATTTAGTATTAGGTTTTGTAAAAGAAAAAAAAGTAGAAAAGTTATTAAAATATTTTCCTACTGAAGCTTTTTATTATTTTTGTCAACCAAATATAGAAAGGAAATTTCCTATTCATGATTTAAAAATATTGGTAAAGAGAATTTTTAATAAAAACAAAAAAGTAAATTTTTTTACTTCTGTAAAAAAAGCTTTTTTATACGCTCAATACAAATCTAAAAAAAGGGATTTGATTTTGATAAGTGGAAGTACTTTTGTTGTATCTGAAGTTTTAATTTTAAATTTTTCCTTACATTTGGAAAACAAGGGCAATTAG
- a CDS encoding MATE family efflux transporter, protein MIGFFLGKEALAAVSISNAVFFIIVVFGFGISTSISSLIASVDAKHEYKKGAIIFYNGLIINLGLSILMYIFIHIFFYIFPYLGQPKEILNEAISFLRIMAFSFIPWMIFEVFRKFSEGLSIVFPSLIITWISAFINIVLNYSFINGYYGIPKLGISGIAYATLISRITMLIGINFLLYNYKKVRDYYNHFKYFLLKKKYLKKILKIGIPSGLHMLFEMSAFSISSFISGKCGVKELAAHQIVISLVSSTFLLSTGFSVAATIRIGHQLSLKNYSELRRIGWSVIFMGIIFMLICSSIFLLFRNRIPYFYIKNNDHEVIHLTEKMIVTASIFQLSDVIQGIIIGALRGIQDVNVPMWISFFSYWIIALPIEWILSIYLKMGVNGVWIGLCLGITISALLLIVRYETVTKKLIRKYQKKLIDNH, encoded by the coding sequence ATGATTGGTTTTTTTTTAGGGAAGGAAGCCTTAGCTGCAGTTTCAATATCCAATGCCGTATTTTTTATAATTGTCGTTTTTGGATTTGGAATATCTACATCCATTTCTTCTTTAATAGCATCTGTAGATGCAAAACATGAATATAAAAAAGGAGCAATTATTTTTTATAATGGATTGATAATCAATTTAGGATTATCAATCCTCATGTATATTTTTATACATATTTTTTTTTATATATTCCCATATTTAGGACAACCTAAAGAAATTTTAAATGAAGCAATATCCTTTTTAAGGATTATGGCTTTTTCTTTTATTCCATGGATGATATTCGAAGTCTTTAGGAAATTTTCAGAAGGATTATCTATAGTTTTCCCTAGTTTAATTATTACTTGGATTTCGGCTTTCATTAATATTGTGCTTAATTATTCATTCATTAATGGTTACTATGGAATTCCTAAATTAGGAATTTCAGGAATAGCCTATGCAACTTTAATCTCTCGTATAACCATGTTGATAGGAATAAATTTTTTATTATATAACTACAAAAAAGTTCGTGATTACTACAATCACTTTAAATATTTCTTATTGAAAAAAAAATATTTAAAAAAAATCCTTAAAATAGGAATTCCTTCTGGACTACATATGTTATTTGAGATGAGCGCTTTTTCTATCTCTTCTTTTATATCTGGAAAATGTGGAGTAAAAGAATTAGCCGCACATCAAATAGTTATTAGTCTTGTATCCTCTACCTTTCTTCTTAGTACAGGATTTTCTGTAGCTGCAACTATTAGAATAGGACATCAATTATCATTAAAAAATTATTCTGAATTAAGAAGAATAGGATGGTCTGTTATATTTATGGGAATAATTTTTATGTTAATATGTAGTTCTATATTTTTATTGTTTAGAAATCGTATTCCTTATTTCTATATAAAAAATAACGACCATGAAGTAATTCATCTAACAGAAAAAATGATCGTAACTGCTAGTATCTTTCAATTATCCGATGTAATTCAAGGAATAATCATTGGTGCGTTAAGAGGAATACAAGATGTAAATGTTCCTATGTGGATCAGTTTTTTTTCTTACTGGATAATAGCATTACCTATAGAATGGATACTTTCTATATATTTAAAAATGGGAGTAAATGGAGTTTGGATAGGATTGTGTTTAGGAATAACAATATCAGCTTTGCTTCTTATTGTAAGATATGAAACTGTTACCAAAAAACTTATAAGAAAATATCAAAAAAAATTGATCGATAATCATTAA
- the aroC gene encoding chorismate synthase: MAGNIFGHLFRVTTFGESHGNALGGVIDGCPAGIELDFEEIQNELNRRRPGQSSIVTQRNEPDKVNFLSGIVDKKTTGTPIGFLIYNKDYKSEDYNHLRNVYRPSHSDFTYEKKYGIRDYRGGGRSSARETICRVVAGSIAKQVIKNIHILSYVSSVGNISINKSYQDLDLSKKNIEKSPIRCPDPHTEKKMMSLIHKMKKEGDTVGGTITCVIKNVPSGMGEPVFEKLHAELAKAMLSINAVKGFEYGSGFSGSKLTGSQHNDLFNTDQSTKTNLSGGIQGGISNGMDIYFRIAFKPVATIMKKQKTIDKYGNFVFIEGKGRHDPCVLPRAIPIVESMTALVLADYWMFKKLSKYSQIHQD; encoded by the coding sequence ATGGCTGGTAATATTTTTGGACATTTGTTTAGGGTTACTACTTTTGGAGAAAGTCATGGAAATGCTTTAGGCGGTGTTATCGATGGATGTCCAGCAGGTATAGAATTAGATTTTGAAGAAATTCAAAATGAATTAAATCGTAGAAGACCGGGACAATCATCTATTGTTACTCAAAGAAATGAACCAGATAAAGTAAATTTTCTTTCTGGAATTGTAGATAAAAAAACTACAGGAACTCCTATTGGATTTTTAATCTACAATAAAGATTATAAATCTGAAGATTATAATCATCTACGAAATGTATATCGTCCTTCTCATTCAGATTTTACATATGAAAAAAAATATGGAATAAGGGATTATAGGGGAGGAGGTCGTTCTTCTGCTCGTGAAACAATATGCAGAGTAGTAGCTGGATCTATTGCTAAACAAGTAATAAAAAACATTCATATACTGTCCTATGTTTCTTCCGTAGGAAACATCTCAATAAATAAATCTTATCAAGATCTTGATCTATCGAAAAAAAATATAGAAAAATCACCTATAAGATGTCCAGATCCACATACTGAAAAAAAAATGATGTCTTTAATTCATAAAATGAAGAAAGAAGGAGATACTGTGGGAGGTACAATTACTTGTGTAATAAAAAATGTTCCATCAGGAATGGGAGAACCTGTTTTTGAAAAATTACATGCTGAATTAGCAAAAGCAATGCTTTCAATTAATGCAGTTAAAGGATTTGAATATGGTAGTGGTTTTTCTGGATCTAAATTAACAGGTTCTCAACATAATGATTTATTCAATACGGATCAAAGTACTAAAACTAATTTATCTGGGGGAATACAAGGTGGTATATCAAACGGAATGGATATTTATTTTAGAATAGCCTTTAAACCCGTTGCTACAATCATGAAAAAACAAAAAACAATAGATAAATATGGAAATTTCGTTTTTATAGAAGGAAAAGGAAGACATGATCCTTGTGTACTTCCTCGTGCTATTCCCATTGTAGAATCTATGACTGCTTTGGTTTTAGCAGATTATTGGATGTTTAAAAAGTTATCTAAATATTCTCAAATTCATCAAGATTGA
- a CDS encoding DEAD/DEAH box helicase gives METFKEYNFLSPKIIQALEDIGFLSPTTIQKKVIPFLLKSEKDIIALAQTGTGKTASFGLPIIQKINLELDYPQALILCPTRELCIQITRDLCCYSKYISLMKIIPLYGGVKIDNQIKSLHNKKTHIIVGTPGRILDLIRRNELHLSNIKYLVIDEADEMLNMGFKEELDSIMIKLPKRRQNLLFSATMSKYMNVIAHSYLMDPIEIITGKKNIGSDDVKHIYYISNPNKKYLALKRIVDINPDIYGIIFCRTRKGTKEIAESLIQDGYNADALYGDLSQAQREFVMNRFRKKKLQFLVATDIAARGIDINDITHVINYNLPDESEIYVHRSGRTGRAGNTGISVSIIHYREIRILREFEKKIGKKFEKIMIPSGKEICQKQLLHFIEKVKNVVVDEPSITKFFPDIQKKLESFDREELIKRFSWIEFNRFISYYNNYEDDINNEIYSSKIDSSMIHVKKKKYFVKSKKLKKESFSKLFLNIGYKDHLTKLRLINLINEAVSTKKSRIDIGNIEILSNFSLFEVKKCYQKKILMGISKINHFGKPIFIKIKN, from the coding sequence ATGGAAACATTTAAAGAATATAACTTTTTAAGCCCTAAAATTATTCAAGCTTTAGAAGATATAGGATTTCTATCTCCAACTACTATACAAAAGAAAGTAATTCCATTCTTGTTGAAATCAGAAAAAGATATAATAGCTTTAGCTCAAACAGGAACTGGAAAAACTGCTTCTTTTGGATTGCCAATAATCCAAAAGATAAATTTAGAATTGGATTATCCTCAAGCATTAATATTATGTCCAACAAGAGAACTATGCATACAAATAACACGTGATCTTTGTTGTTATTCAAAATATATTTCATTGATGAAAATTATTCCATTATATGGAGGAGTAAAAATAGATAATCAAATAAAATCTTTACATAATAAAAAAACTCACATTATTGTTGGTACACCAGGAAGAATTCTTGATTTAATAAGAAGAAATGAATTGCATTTATCCAATATAAAATATTTAGTAATTGATGAAGCAGATGAAATGCTTAACATGGGATTTAAAGAAGAATTAGATTCTATAATGATAAAATTACCGAAAAGAAGACAAAATTTGTTATTTTCAGCCACAATGTCTAAATATATGAATGTTATAGCACATTCTTATTTAATGGATCCTATAGAAATTATTACAGGGAAAAAAAATATTGGATCCGATGATGTGAAACATATTTATTACATAAGTAATCCTAATAAAAAATATTTAGCTTTAAAACGTATTGTGGACATAAATCCAGATATTTATGGAATTATATTTTGCCGAACCAGAAAAGGAACTAAAGAAATAGCGGAATCATTAATTCAAGATGGATATAATGCAGATGCTCTTTATGGAGATCTCTCACAAGCACAACGTGAGTTTGTGATGAATAGATTTAGAAAAAAAAAATTACAATTTCTTGTAGCCACAGATATTGCTGCTCGTGGAATAGATATAAATGATATTACTCATGTTATAAACTATAATCTTCCAGATGAAAGTGAAATTTATGTGCACAGAAGTGGTCGTACGGGTAGAGCTGGAAATACAGGAATTTCTGTTTCTATTATTCATTATAGAGAAATTAGAATTTTACGAGAATTTGAAAAAAAAATTGGAAAAAAATTCGAAAAAATTATGATCCCTTCTGGGAAAGAAATATGTCAAAAACAACTTCTACACTTTATAGAAAAAGTAAAAAATGTTGTTGTTGATGAACCATCAATAACCAAATTTTTCCCGGACATACAAAAAAAATTAGAATCATTTGATAGAGAAGAATTAATCAAACGTTTCTCTTGGATAGAGTTTAATCGTTTTATTTCTTATTATAACAACTATGAAGATGATATTAATAATGAAATTTATTCATCAAAAATTGATTCTTCAATGATTCATGTAAAAAAGAAAAAATATTTTGTAAAATCAAAAAAACTTAAAAAAGAATCTTTTTCCAAACTTTTCTTAAATATAGGATATAAAGACCATTTAACAAAATTAAGATTGATAAATTTAATCAATGAAGCAGTTAGTACTAAAAAATCACGTATTGATATTGGAAATATAGAAATTTTATCAAATTTTTCCTTATTTGAAGTAAAAAAATGTTATCAAAAAAAAATATTAATGGGGATAAGTAAAATAAATCATTTTGGAAAACCTATTTTTATAAAGATAAAAAATTAA